The Pristis pectinata isolate sPriPec2 chromosome 16, sPriPec2.1.pri, whole genome shotgun sequence region accacccctggtaacccatcccagacacctaccactctctgcgtaaaaaccttgcccctcatgtcacctttaaactcaccccacccccaaaccttAAAAgcctgtcctctggtgtttgacatttctaccctggggaaaagattgactgtctaccctttctacTCTTCTCAGTTTTAAAAACTGCTATCACGTCTCCCCCCCCAAgcctctgatgctgcagagagaataacccaagtttcccacctttccttatagcacaacatcctggtaaacctcttctacagcATTTGAAGCGGCGCGGCCTATAAATGAGCACTGGGTACTGTGGAGAAGTACAATTTTATCTGGAACAGATCATTGCAGGAAGCTCAATTTGGTGGGGAAGAAGAGGGTGGAAGAACTTTACCCAGTGCAGGCAATAAAATGGAACCTGATAAACCTTTGAAAATGCCAAAGTAAGATCTCTCTCAATGATATAAACATGTTTTCCATTTGTTCCTCAAGCTGCTCTTTGTGGTCCCCAGAGATATTAGGAATCTTGCAGGTACATGTTTTTGCAATGGTTTCCAGTTCTGTACAGCTCATGGACCCCGTGAGGGATGTAACTAATTCacagagtggtggtggtggtgggggtgggagaggagggagaaggagagggggggggggggggtttaaaacAGCAGCTTGCCCAACCTGATGGAAGGTTCCTgtattggaaaataacaaattcCAATTAAATTCTAAATTCTCCAAACGTACTCTTCTTCTTGTCCTCGTTTGCAACTTCAGAGAGATATCGGTAGTAATCTCCCTTCATCTTCAGATAGAAGACCTTACTCTCAGAAGAAGTTGCATTGGCAATAAGATACTCGTCCAGGAGTCCCTGAATTAAaaaggcagaaagaaaaaaacTTTGGAAACTGTGCAAAAGCATTACTCATTCAACAATCTCTATAGTATGAGGACTGGATACCACTGCAAAAATTATACGTGTTCAATTTTACATATTTGTTTGCTAAATGCAAAatcaaaagatttaaaaatacatatttctTCTTGGTGATATGGATGTTACTGCAATAATTTCACTTGTTGCTGTACCAGAATGATACTGAAGGGAAAAAAGTGTTCAACTACAAGGACAGATTGCACCATCTTTGATTACTTTGGGAGTGACTGAATTGAGATAGttacaatgattttaaaaaaatacattcataGGGCAGAGAGAAACAGCTACTTATGGCTGAGGGTTGAAATGAGTGGAGGGTACAGGGCAGACTAAAATAGAATTAGAACATTTTTGTTGGGTGGGACTTTTAAAGGTTAAAGAATAAAGACAAATAGATACTTGATTTACTTTAGTAGCAAAGGCCTAGAAAACTGGATGGACAATTCCTGCCTTTATTCTTTCAATGCCAACTGAATGGGCATTGAAAACCACAGTGGGTAAGTAGTGAACCAGTGTGGTCTTCACAGTAGTGACACCATCTAGCCTATTGGTTGCAGGGAGGATTCATGTAATCCAATGCTTTATCTTTCTAATGGGGAACTAGTAATTCTGAACTCTGGGTAGCTGAGTCAGTATTACAGTTGTCAACTACTTTACTGGAAAAGTAATAAACTGCaagtgccagaaatctgaaataaaaacaaaaaaaatccagagatattcagtagatcaggcagcatctttggagagggaAACAATATTTCAcaataatccttcatcagaactaggttCCATAATTTATTTAAACTAGTGACATTGAATAATCTTCCTATAGTATAGAGTGAACCAATGTTTGTGGGTACACAACTAGAATTTCAGATATTGGCCAAAACATTCCATCAATGCTTTACATTTTGATCTTCCCTTAGATTTGGAACGAGAATGGTGTCACCAGTACATCCATTTCTTATACATACGTGTATTTGAGGCATAGACTATTAGACAGAATTAAATAGTATAATATAGTAGGCTATATAACAAGTCAATTACACAGTTCTACCAAGTTTAATCTCACAAGGTCACTCATGTGGAAGGAATGCCGTTGGATACAAAGGTATAACATTCCTATAATTAGATTGGCCTTTACTGGGTTTCTCATTTCAATACCAAAGGTAGGTCATGTCTGTAATCGTCTTTCAGCTACCTTTGATGCAAAACATCAACTCAGTTtcattcttcacagatgctgcctgacctatttccAGTTACTTCACTTAACTACTGGTTCAGCTTAGGATGTGTGGAAGAGTTAGTGGCTCATTCAGGCTCCAAATGACTGCATCCAACAGAATGCACACTGGTAAGGGTAGAACTCTAAGGGAGTGCTGAACAAGTACTGCAGTTCAAAAATGCGATGGTATAAAGTTTCATATGACCCTGAAGAGGAAGTGATTAAAATTTCTGACAGTTCTTCCTGTTAATACCCTGTAAGAATTGAAGACAATTCCACAGGAGTTCATAATGATGCATTTTATTCTATCCTGAGCTAAGCAATCTAGTCAATCCTTTCACTACTGTGGTTATAAACATTAATGAATTAAACCAGCAATATTAACTTATCTTCTCGTTAGACAATGAATTAAATTCAATGATTTGGAATTAAAATGCTATGTAGTTCAAAAATTTGTAGCTGACTAAATTACACCAGCAGTTGAATTATCCACGTTTACTAAAATTAATCTCACAAGCCACTCCCATGGAAGGAATGCAGTTGGGTATAAGAAGGTAACATTCCTGTGATTAGATAGGCCCCTTACTGATGTTTTAATTTCAACATTGAAAGTGAGCCATATCTGTAAGTGTCCTTCAGTGCAATGAATAAATTGACAGATGGACTGAGTTATTCTGGACCTGAGACAAAACATGGCCTCAAAGTGCTTTTATATCCTCCGCTGTATTACAAGGAAGATTTTTGCTTTAACACCAAGTTATTGTTTGATTTGGAATGTGTTGCCTTGTAATGCAAGTGGATGCAGATTAATTGGTCACAAAAAGAAAGAAACCAATACGTTTCTAAAATGCTTAGAATTTCAAAATTTCatgaagtgctttacagccactgATTGACTTTTGATACAATAAgtacacagaaagctcccacaactAATATATCAGCTAAGGCACAGTTGCTACCACATTTGCCTCAGCACCAGTAAAGTTGTGGGCTGAAGACTCACTCCAGGAACATCAGCAGCTAAATCTAGCATAACGATACAGTGCTTCACTGAGGGACTGCCACTCCATTGGAGGTGCTCTCTTTCAGATAAAGGGCCAAGCCAAGATCAGCACTGCACTCTCAAACAGACAAAAGATCCCAGTGCTTTAATTAAAGGACAGGAGAGTTCTCCTTGGGAGCTATATTTAACTCACAATTAATGTCACTAAAATTAATTTGGCCATCATCATGTTGCTGCTTGTAGTAATTTGCTCTAGCAAGTTATCTGTGTTTTCTATAACTGAGTACCAAAAGTCAATcagtggctgtaaagcacttcatGAAATTTTGAAATTCTAAGCATTTTAGAAACGTATTGGTTTCTTTCTATCTGTGACCAATTAATCTGCATCCACTTGCATTACAAGGCAACACATTCCAAATCAAACAATAACTTGGTGTTAAAGCAAAAATCTTCCTTGTAATACCCTTGGTTACCAGCCATTAGAAGGCCCAAATTTTGTCTAGCCTTGAATGGGATATTTACacagggaaagagggaaaacacaaAAATATAGCAGCATCGACAGCAACCATCAACCCCATGACAAGCACAAAGCTTTACCAGAACATCATGGCAGATCTCCTGCAGCTCCTTCTCAATCTTCTCACGATAAGCTTTTACCATCTGCAACTTCTTTTCGTTATCGTCCTTCTGCTCAATGCTGGAGATGACTCGCCAGGATGAACGACGGGTCCCAACCACGTTCTTGTAAGCAACAGAGAGCAGGTTCCGTTCCTCATTTGAGAGCTCGTCACCTTTCTCCGCGACGGCCTTCATCGCGGCTGCCATGTCATCATAGCGCTCTGCCTGCTCAGCAAACTTTGCTTTCTCAACCAGGTCAGCTTTCGCCATGTTTAGGGCTGTAGAAACACACAAGTTATCACTACACATAGGAgtgctaattggtttattgttgtcacatgcaccaagatagtgaaaagcttttgtttacgtgacatccagacagatcattccgtatattattatactgaggtagtacaaaaggaaaaagacaatgcagaatagtgttatggttacagagaaagtgcagtgcagatagactcAGTTTCTGCTTTCACTTTACAGCACGGATATAGAAAACTTCAGAATGTACCAGTGCACTTTTTCCTGCACAAAGCGTTATTCCCATCAGCAAAGACTGATTGGGTGAGAGCAATTATTTTCTAAAATTTTACTTGGGCTAGAATACAACGACAGAAATAAAGAACGCCTTCATAAGAGGCAGACTCaattttaaatctgtattttTGCCAATCATCCTATTAAAGGATATATTGTCAGGTTAACTAGGAGTTAGGCCATAGGTTAAGCATAATCCAAATGAGTAGCCAACCAAAGCCAGGGGcgtgaatggcctcttcctgttccttgCAGAGGGCAGGGTGACACGAGAGGTCTTCAAAATCAGAGCAGGGATCATTTAAGGAAGTAGTCATAAATAAGATGGTAACCATTAATTCAGAGAAGAAATTTAGAAGAAACTTTTAACAAGCAGTAGGTCAAACATGGATTCCTACCACAAGGAGTGATTGAGACATGACCTAGATACATTTAAGGGCATCTCGGTCATGTCTGGATTGAGAACAAGGGTGAAAGGAGCAGATGGATATGTTGAGTCAAGTCTTGGGTAGAGCATGGTGAAACCTACATAAATCACATAGGTGGACCAGTAGTCTGTGCATTAAGTGTTTTTAAGGCTTTATTGCCTACCTATTCATTACTTCCAAGCTGACAATCAACACACTTGCTCACAAACTCAATTGCTGTAACGTAAAGCAGCTCACAAACAGTAATATTTCCAGTTTCAGATTATTCTTTGTAAttgcagtttaataacatttttaccTACTAATTGCTGTTAAATCCCTGATGTCAATGTAACTCAGAGGTGCAACCAAATTAAAGTTGCCTCCATGCATTAGAAATTTGGACAAACATCAGACAACCTACTTTGGCTATCCAACTCAAACCAGATCCCCGCACAGAGTatcaggtacaaaaacaacagtGAAACCAAAATGTCAAAGTGATTTTGAAGAGGCGTTTGTTGGATACAAAGATGGAAAATGGAGTGAAAGTGATTGTTAAGCCAGTGTAGGTGGCAGGTCTGTGGCTTGACAGAATGGAGTTGCTGGTACTTCCACCAGGGCTGACGGGGCCAGCAATTCAGATTTTTGGAGGGTGGTGTCACTTTTGAAATTTGATAGGCGAGTAGGAAGTTTGTCAAAGAGCTCTGGGCTGATTTATGAGCAACGCTGATTTGAGAGTTCCATTACTATTCCCTCAACTGAAATATTATCCCACTCGATTCCACCTGCCAATGTAAAATAAAGGAACCTATTGTCTTAGGAGTCTGGAATCCATGTAGCCTCTCCACAGTGAGTGAACTGCAAACACATGCCTGTTAACATGGAGAGTCTGGACAAAATTAAAAGACATACCAAGCACAAAAGATGGAGGTTGTAATGCATTCAGTGCACCTGCAATAAGAGACCTACTgactacaacaaaaaaaaagacaggttGCTTGCACAAGATTTGGAAAGTACACATAGAAACACAAAAGAGCATCCCTTGGGTTCCCAAGCCAACAGTCAAACCCCTGAGATTAGCAATTCCTCACATCCTTGCTGTTCAGAAATCTCCCGTTTACCATAGAAATGCTGATACCCCACCCCAAACACAAATCACCATGtgcagatttttatttatttaaaaaaaatgggatggGAAGTAAAAATAGACAACTTTCTCTAAGCAAACTGAACAAATTATAGTTGTAAGTCTCAAAcatttaaagaggcatttagacaggcgcatgaacaggcagggaattgagggatatagaacatGTGCGGGCAGATACGATTAGTTTGACTGacatattcagcacagacatgatgggccaaagggcctgttcctgtgctgtactgtcctatgaaGTACTTCCACTTACTTATTTTGAGCCTCTCTCATACCATCTTCCTTCAAGGTAATCGGGGGGgggtgtgtgcgcgcgcgcgcacatgcACAAGAGTGAgacagaatgatagaaaaatcaaTATAAACGTCAATATTCCAGTGATCCTGGATCCAAGTTAGTCAATAATTCAGGATTGCTTCCTGACCACTGCTCTAGGGCTGCTGACAGGATGGCAGTAGCAAATAACCCATAAAGTCAAATGAGAATGGAAGAAATAGCAGGATAAGCCAATGGGAGCAATGACAAACTAAAGTAACAACAGGAGCAACATGAATTTCACAGGACGAAGAGCGACCGTTTGTTACGACTATTTATCAGCAGCAAAACTAGGGAACACAAAAGAGCAATTTCTTTGGGATGCCAAGCTAACACTTTGAACCTCATCGAACCCCTTGGGCAGATATACTGGAGCAAAACCAGTCAAGGACAAACAATAAATGCAGCACATTGGACAAAATACATAGCAAGGACTTGGTCTACTTTAAAATGTCAAACAAATAAAGACTATATTAAAAAGAATCAATAAATGGTAAAACGTCAGAACAAAGGCCAAGAAAATCACTGGGATCAATACAGCCACCTAAAAGCACAGAGGAAGAGAAGAAACCAGAAAACAGCAAGGTTGAAGGAGTTAGGAGCACACATATTAAATGATCACTTCCTGAAATTAGTCACCACAGATAACATTGGTACCAATGCTACCCTTTGTAGGAGGATCCAAAACTAAACACAGTCGTGGGTTACATCCAAAAGGTGAATGAGGAATTATGGCGCAGACAATATGCACCAGGTGCAGTTACAATATAATCGAGGCAAGATATAGGTGGATGAAATACTATACCGATGAGAGCAAAGCAGCACGCTTCAACAGATGCCAAGCTTTTGAAGGGGCCAGTCTGGATTCTTCCAGGGTGATAAAGGGtttatttaatgcatttttttttggggggtggggggaagaaagagtGGAAGAGAAGACAAATGCCAAAACAAGCATTGATAGATGGCACAGAAGGTTTAAGTATAAATATCTGCAGCTCACAAGACAAACCCTGGGTCTGATGGGTCTTTATTATATTACCATCAACAGTTCAACAAGACCAAAGCAGTTGATCATTCCCAGTTACTGCTGCTACTCATCCACAGCCCTGCACACCTCTCAATCATGTGCATAAGCCAACATCCTTATTACCCAGTAATGACATCCCACATATTTAGCACATTATCATTGATTCCAACAAAATGTAACAGAAGCTGACAATGGGCAGCACCACGCATTCAGCTTCTCGGCCCCTCCTCTGAGACCTTGCACTTCTTTCCCTTCTCAAAAATTTCAGTTCTTTATACCCATACATCTATTGCTTCAGTGCCAGAAATTAGTAGATTAAGCATAGCCTTCAGCTTGTGTCACTGAACAAACAGTGAAGGGCAAAAGGAAATACTTCAGTTCCTATTTCAAGCTGCACATTGTGTTATTTTCTATTGACTACATTTCTGATCGAATTTGCCATGTAAACTTCTTGTACTAATtgtttgagcacaaaaatctcaaCCAAAACTCCAGTGCAGTTTTGAAGAAATACTGCAGTCAGAGACGCCAACGTCCTCTGGACGAGACATCAAATTGGGGAGCTGGTTTCGAAGGCACCATTTTgaaaagtgggtgaggcagcagtCCCCACTGCCCAGAACAATACTTATTTCTGAATTAATATCCCCCAATAGGCTCTACACTTGATATCATACTGTTTGAGGGAGCTTGCAATTTCCCAAACTGACTGCCATGTGTTCTACATGACAACAGTAACTATACATTGAAAGGAAAAGTATTTCAAAAGTTTTCCTCTTCCAAAGATTTTACAAATTTACCTATTTTACTCCAAGTTTTggccataataaaaaaaattggatttaaaataaacttttaatAGTTAAATTGACTGAAAACCTGGGCCAATTCTAAGACTGTTTCATTAGGGTGGGACATTTTTACTCTGCTGGCACTGTGCCATCAAGGGACAGGAAGCAGACTCACGCCCATTTACTCACCGCATTAAAAAGTGCCAGGTGCTCGAGGTATTGAGTGAATGCACGGCATGGATCCCTCATGCGTACATTTTAAGTTAATTACAATGCAATGAAAAAGCCAAGTCTGAACGCAGACCAGACAACTGGCAAAAGAGTTTATGGGGACCACCAATCAGTCCAAATGCTAACTTTGCTGATTCTTTTAAAATTAGAGCCACACTCACCAGCCTTCCCCTATTGCAAAGTTTTCTTCCCATCCCCACCCTTTGTAATTCCTTATTCACACCCTTAATGACAAATTAAAATCAGATTTCATGAATCACCCTGTAATGTCCACGCACCAGCTCTTAGATGTAAGAGCGGTGTCCTGATGCTCAATATTCATCTAGGAATATAGTCATGGACAGTATTTTAAGCATGCTTGAATGTAGCAGCAAAGCCTGACTAAAATTCACACCATGACTAGACTAGCGATGGAACAAAAGTTCATTGCCACAAGCTCCTCTTCAACAGACAAATTTTTAGTTTTACTGAAAGGTGAATACTTGGATTTATACAGATTCTTCAAAGctctaaaacaaaataatccagAGTACTTTTCACAGATGTTATCAGAAAAGCAACAAAGCCACATAAGGAAACAAACTTAAGTAAAGCTGGGTCAGTGGGAGGTTTAAAGCTGAGAAAGAAATAGGTGAA contains the following coding sequences:
- the LOC127578694 gene encoding 14-3-3 protein beta/alpha-1-like, with the translated sequence MAKADLVEKAKFAEQAERYDDMAAAMKAVAEKGDELSNEERNLLSVAYKNVVGTRRSSWRVISSIEQKDDNEKKLQMVKAYREKIEKELQEICHDVLGLLDEYLIANATSSESKVFYLKMKGDYYRYLSEVANEDKKKTTVESSQKAYEEAFEISKADMQPTHPIRLGLALNFSVFYYEILNSPESACQLAKSAFDDAITELDSLTDDSYKDSTLIMQLLRDNLTLWTSDNQGEEVEQAEGEN